One segment of Marvinbryantia formatexigens DSM 14469 DNA contains the following:
- a CDS encoding ATP-grasp domain-containing protein, which produces MKKIMILGAGIYQVPLIRTAKRLGIYAIAVSIPGNYPGFALADKVYYENTTDWEKILEIAKEEKIDGIVTAGTDVAVITIGKVCDALGLCGLSCRGATIATNKLLMKEVYEKNGVRTAKYRKIAFDAPDVYEKIDELSLPLIFKAVDSSGSRGITRVDRREDFAEAIALAKKYTRKDYFIVEEFIEGEEFGAQAFVYQGKVQFIMPHGDYVFHGDTGVPIGHFVPYELDDAVIEDAKEQLRLAIAAMELDNCAINADFILKDNKTYVLEIGGRSGATCLAESVSIYYGFDYYEKILLAALGEKNLDFTGHAQVPNASHLLMSDRDGVIRSITNRNGENPDIYEILFDHGVGEKVEKFRIGPHRIGHVVTKGETLEKAVALLHETMDNIEIEVEG; this is translated from the coding sequence ATGAAGAAAATCATGATTCTGGGTGCGGGGATTTATCAGGTTCCGCTGATCCGGACGGCAAAGCGTCTGGGGATTTATGCGATCGCGGTGAGCATTCCCGGTAATTATCCGGGCTTTGCACTGGCGGACAAGGTATATTACGAAAATACGACGGACTGGGAAAAGATTCTGGAGATTGCAAAGGAAGAGAAAATCGACGGGATTGTGACAGCGGGGACAGACGTTGCCGTTATCACGATTGGCAAAGTCTGTGACGCGCTGGGGCTGTGCGGGCTTTCCTGCCGTGGCGCGACCATTGCGACCAATAAGCTGCTGATGAAAGAGGTCTATGAGAAAAACGGCGTGCGGACGGCGAAGTACCGCAAGATTGCCTTTGACGCGCCGGATGTGTATGAGAAGATTGACGAGCTTTCCCTGCCGCTGATTTTTAAGGCGGTGGATTCTTCCGGAAGCCGCGGAATCACGCGGGTGGACCGCCGGGAGGATTTCGCGGAGGCGATCGCGCTGGCGAAGAAATATACCAGGAAGGATTATTTTATTGTCGAAGAGTTTATCGAGGGAGAGGAATTCGGCGCGCAGGCGTTTGTTTACCAGGGGAAGGTGCAGTTTATCATGCCGCACGGCGATTACGTGTTCCACGGGGATACCGGCGTGCCCATCGGGCATTTTGTGCCCTACGAGCTGGACGACGCGGTCATCGAGGACGCCAAGGAGCAGCTCCGTCTGGCGATTGCGGCGATGGAGCTGGATAACTGCGCCATCAATGCTGACTTTATTCTGAAGGATAACAAGACGTATGTCCTGGAAATCGGCGGACGCTCCGGTGCGACCTGCCTGGCGGAATCGGTTTCCATTTACTACGGCTTTGATTATTATGAGAAGATTCTTCTGGCGGCGCTCGGCGAGAAGAATCTGGACTTTACCGGTCACGCGCAGGTGCCAAACGCCAGTCATCTGCTGATGAGCGACCGGGACGGCGTTATCCGCTCGATTACCAACCGCAACGGGGAAAACCCGGACATCTACGAGATTCTGTTCGACCACGGGGTGGGGGAGAAGGTGGAAAAATTCCGCATCGGACCGCATCGCATCGGGCATGTGGTCACAAAGGGCGAGACGCTGGAAAAAGCAGTCGCTTTGCTGCACGAGACGATGGATAATATTGAAATAGAAGTAGAAGGTTAA